A section of the Rubrobacter aplysinae genome encodes:
- a CDS encoding NYN domain-containing protein, with amino-acid sequence MPEAQEDLAIFMDWENIYISTVTEYGTKPNVSAILEKAHEYGRIVSSNAYADWTDADYRNAPPTLYSNGISPRYISARYFPGGKSSKRRTNSIDVMLAVECSDFLHDHPQVDTYVLVTGDGDFIPLVSLLRSRGKKVVVIGVSEATSYHLIESADEFISYASLIEEDRAARERDRAPKKEKADPYQELVRAVETLKKRGNTRVLGQVKQQMIVQLGSFDERNQGFKKFKDFVVEAERRNLVNTVDQDFELQVYLPDEELPRPQESDLASEEPKPEEQIPETPVSASPSGSENGHSSGSREPSSKSPESREPKDTRDTREVKDAKEAFDLTEDLTPYELKTVCQTIAGLRQPASFVEIFSGIRELEERGDLEMSREEIGEVIAAMLDADYLSTSRRKPYEQSKAKMTFYALNREMKEVENLLDSGQG; translated from the coding sequence ATGCCTGAAGCACAGGAAGATCTGGCAATTTTCATGGACTGGGAGAACATCTACATCTCCACGGTCACAGAGTACGGCACGAAGCCGAACGTCTCCGCCATACTGGAGAAGGCGCACGAGTACGGGCGCATAGTCTCCTCCAACGCCTACGCCGACTGGACCGATGCCGATTACCGCAACGCGCCGCCGACGCTGTACTCCAACGGCATCTCGCCGCGCTACATCTCGGCCCGGTATTTCCCCGGCGGCAAGTCCTCAAAGCGCCGCACGAACTCCATAGACGTGATGCTCGCGGTCGAGTGCTCGGACTTTCTGCACGACCATCCGCAGGTAGACACCTACGTGCTGGTCACCGGCGACGGGGACTTTATCCCGCTGGTGAGCCTCTTGCGGAGCCGGGGCAAGAAGGTGGTCGTGATCGGGGTCTCGGAGGCGACCAGCTACCATCTCATAGAGTCCGCCGACGAGTTCATCTCCTACGCCTCCTTGATAGAGGAGGACCGGGCCGCCCGCGAGCGGGACCGGGCACCGAAGAAGGAGAAGGCCGACCCTTATCAGGAACTGGTACGAGCTGTCGAGACGCTAAAGAAGCGGGGCAACACGCGGGTGCTCGGACAGGTCAAGCAGCAGATGATCGTGCAGCTCGGCTCCTTCGACGAGCGCAACCAGGGCTTCAAGAAGTTCAAGGATTTCGTGGTGGAGGCCGAGCGCCGCAACCTGGTGAACACGGTGGACCAGGACTTCGAGCTGCAGGTCTACCTGCCGGACGAGGAGCTGCCGAGGCCGCAGGAGTCGGACCTCGCCTCCGAGGAGCCAAAGCCGGAAGAGCAGATACCAGAGACCCCCGTCTCGGCTTCCCCATCCGGGAGCGAGAACGGACACTCCTCGGGCTCCCGGGAGCCCTCGTCCAAGAGCCCGGAGTCCAGGGAGCCTAAGGACACTAGGGATACTAGAGAAGTTAAAGATGCTAAAGAAGCCTTCGACCTGACCGAGGATCTCACGCCCTACGAGCTGAAGACCGTGTGCCAGACCATCGCCGGTCTGCGGCAGCCGGCGTCGTTCGTCGAGATCTTCTCCGGCATCCGGGAGCTGGAAGAGCGCGGCGATCTTGAGATGAGCCGGGAGGAGATCGGAGAGGTCATCGCCGCTATGCTCGACGCCGATTATCTGAGCACCTCCCGGCGGAAGCCCTACGAGCAGTCGAAGGCGAAGATGACCTTCTACGCCCTGAACCGGGAGATGAAAGAGGTCGAGAACCTGCTGGACAGCGGCCAGGGCTAG
- the gyrA gene encoding DNA gyrase subunit A — MLDSFAGNIRPHSIEEEIKDSFLSYAMSVIVSRALPDVRDGLKPVHRRVLYAMSELGLQPNRPYRKSATVVGEVIGKYHPHGDSAVYDTLVRLAQDFSMRHRLADGQGNFGSVDGDNAAAMRYTEVRMTRLATEMLRDIASDTVDFVPNFDESQREPVVLPARYPNLLVNGSEGIAVGMATKIPPHNLGEVIDATTALIDDPELDEDGILRRIKGPDFPTGGVIVGTRGLREAIATGRGSVRVQAKAHTESIKGNRTQIVFTEIPYQVNKAHLMQKIAELVKERKLQDISDLRDESDRTGMRIIIELKKEAVPKVVLNNLYKHTQLQQSFGVNLVALVDGVPRTMSYKKVLEHYVSHQFDVITRRTQYELNKARERAHILEGLVIALDNLDEVVATIRASREVASARTSLMQKFELSERQAQAILDLRLQRLTSMERQKVEQEYKDLKEKIEYLESLLANDDKVYGVIKEELAEVKAAHADERRTQLTVDESVDFEIEDLIAEEEMVISISNGGYLKSVPVNSFRKQGRGGMGVSGMELKEGDYIDHLFVTTTHHYMLFFTNKGKVYRLKVHQLPRMSRTAKGRHIANLLPLAGDERIATVIATKEFNESDYLMFATRGGIVKKTRFGDYNTPLKNEGIIAINLAEDDELISVRQVSEDEEVILVTRNGQSLRFRQDDARAQGRATGGVRGIKFRDGDAVLSMDTVSDELDLFMITEKGFGKRTPLSQFRAQGRGGQGVIAMKTDGERGKLAGVRVVNPEMHELVIVSNLGTTIRLGAETVSQQGRTAQGVRVMNLRNGDSVSALASVVSSRDSAGQESDDELSLEELVGDEVAAEAAPPTVATVDGQEGAPEPSELSENGGGATDE; from the coding sequence ATGCTAGATAGCTTCGCGGGTAATATAAGGCCCCACTCGATAGAGGAGGAGATCAAGGACTCCTTCCTCTCCTACGCGATGAGCGTTATCGTCTCGCGTGCCCTGCCGGACGTGCGCGACGGCCTCAAGCCGGTGCACCGGCGAGTCCTGTACGCCATGAGCGAGCTCGGCCTACAGCCCAACCGCCCCTACCGCAAGTCAGCGACCGTGGTAGGTGAAGTCATAGGTAAGTATCATCCCCACGGCGACTCCGCCGTCTACGACACGCTGGTGCGGCTGGCCCAGGACTTCTCGATGCGCCACCGGCTCGCCGACGGCCAGGGCAACTTCGGCTCCGTGGACGGAGATAACGCCGCGGCCATGCGCTACACGGAAGTTCGTATGACCCGGCTAGCGACGGAGATGCTGCGGGACATCGCCTCGGACACGGTGGACTTCGTGCCCAACTTCGACGAGTCCCAGCGCGAGCCCGTGGTCTTGCCGGCGCGGTACCCGAACCTGCTTGTCAACGGTTCGGAAGGCATCGCCGTCGGGATGGCGACCAAGATCCCGCCGCACAACCTCGGCGAGGTCATAGACGCCACCACCGCCCTCATAGATGACCCGGAGCTCGACGAGGACGGGATACTGCGGCGCATCAAGGGGCCGGACTTCCCGACCGGGGGCGTAATCGTCGGTACCCGCGGCCTCAGGGAGGCTATAGCCACCGGGCGCGGCTCGGTGCGGGTGCAGGCCAAGGCCCACACGGAGAGCATCAAGGGCAACCGGACACAGATCGTGTTCACCGAGATCCCGTACCAGGTCAACAAGGCGCACCTGATGCAGAAGATCGCCGAGCTGGTAAAGGAGCGCAAGCTCCAGGACATCTCCGACCTGCGCGACGAGTCGGACCGCACCGGGATGCGCATCATCATCGAGCTGAAGAAGGAGGCCGTCCCGAAGGTCGTCCTCAACAACCTGTACAAGCATACCCAGCTACAGCAGAGCTTCGGCGTAAACCTCGTGGCGCTCGTCGACGGGGTGCCCCGGACGATGTCGTACAAGAAGGTGCTGGAGCACTACGTCTCGCACCAGTTCGACGTGATCACGCGCCGCACCCAGTACGAGCTGAACAAGGCCCGCGAGCGCGCCCACATTCTCGAAGGGCTCGTGATCGCGTTGGATAACCTGGACGAGGTGGTGGCGACCATCCGCGCCTCCCGGGAGGTGGCGAGCGCCCGCACGAGCCTGATGCAGAAGTTCGAGCTCTCCGAGCGTCAGGCGCAGGCCATACTGGACCTCCGGCTGCAGCGGCTGACCTCGATGGAGCGTCAGAAGGTGGAGCAGGAGTACAAGGACCTCAAGGAGAAGATCGAGTACCTCGAAAGCCTGCTCGCCAATGACGACAAGGTCTACGGCGTCATCAAGGAAGAGCTGGCCGAGGTGAAGGCCGCCCACGCTGACGAACGCCGCACCCAGCTTACGGTGGACGAGAGCGTGGACTTCGAGATAGAGGACCTCATCGCCGAGGAGGAGATGGTCATCTCCATCTCAAACGGCGGCTACCTCAAGAGCGTGCCCGTCAACTCCTTCCGCAAGCAGGGCCGGGGTGGCATGGGTGTCTCCGGTATGGAGCTCAAGGAGGGGGACTACATAGATCACCTCTTCGTGACCACCACCCACCACTACATGCTGTTCTTTACCAACAAGGGCAAGGTCTACCGCCTGAAGGTGCACCAGCTACCCAGGATGAGCCGCACCGCCAAGGGCCGTCACATAGCGAACCTGTTGCCGCTGGCCGGAGACGAGCGGATAGCGACCGTGATCGCGACCAAAGAGTTCAACGAGTCCGACTACCTGATGTTCGCCACCCGCGGCGGCATCGTGAAGAAGACTAGGTTCGGCGACTACAACACGCCCCTGAAGAACGAGGGCATCATCGCCATAAACCTCGCCGAGGACGACGAGCTGATCTCGGTCCGGCAGGTCTCCGAGGACGAGGAGGTGATCCTCGTCACCCGGAACGGACAATCCCTGCGCTTCAGGCAGGACGACGCCCGCGCCCAGGGCCGGGCCACCGGCGGCGTGCGGGGCATAAAGTTCCGCGACGGCGACGCGGTGCTCTCCATGGACACCGTCTCGGACGAGCTGGATCTGTTCATGATCACTGAGAAGGGCTTCGGCAAGCGCACCCCGCTCTCGCAGTTCCGGGCCCAGGGCCGGGGCGGGCAGGGTGTGATCGCGATGAAGACCGACGGCGAGCGCGGCAAGCTCGCCGGGGTGCGGGTGGTGAACCCCGAGATGCACGAGCTCGTCATAGTCTCGAACCTCGGGACCACCATCCGGCTCGGCGCGGAGACCGTCTCCCAGCAGGGCCGGACCGCCCAGGGAGTGCGGGTGATGAACCTGAGAAACGGCGACTCGGTGAGCGCGCTGGCCTCCGTCGTATCCTCCCGCGACAGCGCCGGTCAGGAGTCCGACGACGAGCTCTCCCTGGAGGAGCTCGTGGGCGACGAGGTGGCCGCCGAAGCCGCGCCGCCGACGGTGGCGACGGTGGACGGCCAGGAAGGCGCCCCGGAGCCCTCGGAGCTTTCGGAGAATGGAGGTGGGGCCACCGATGAGTAG
- a CDS encoding SHOCT domain-containing protein: MLESLFFWELLTFVVLMGVLFIFYPVIQRRKRRIRRLMEDSGRRPPAPEELDSRYAEGEVLQEEYLEAREDITKMTEDQNAR, from the coding sequence GTGCTTGAGAGCCTCTTCTTCTGGGAGCTACTGACCTTCGTGGTGTTGATGGGCGTGCTCTTCATCTTCTATCCGGTGATCCAGCGGCGCAAGAGGAGGATCAGGAGGCTGATGGAAGATTCCGGGAGGCGCCCTCCGGCCCCAGAAGAGTTGGATAGCCGGTACGCGGAGGGTGAAGTCTTGCAAGAGGAGTACCTGGAGGCCAGGGAAGATATAACGAAGATGACAGAGGATCAGAATGCTAGATAG
- the gyrB gene encoding DNA topoisomerase (ATP-hydrolyzing) subunit B: MATDSVSKNTSGSGSAGGSYDASSIQVLEGLEAVKRRPGMYIGSTGPRGLHHLVWEIVDNSIDEALAGYCDEISVTVHPDDTVSVSDDGRGMPVGEMAKYGKSATEVIMTTLHAGGKFDGSGYKVSGGLHGVGASVVNALSEWLEIEIRRDGNLYAQRYERGFPVGDMEAQRKLAKGEGTGTTIRFSPDPEIFTETTELSFDTLSRRFRESAFLNKGLKISLDDERDEDLYVSYCYEGGIRDFVEHINEAKDPVHKSIMYLEHDTDAGEVEVALQWNSGFQDSVFTFANNINTHEGGTHMSGFRGALTRTINDYARQKGLIKEKEDNLTGDDIREGLAAVISVKLSEPQFEGQTKTKLGNTEVKTLVESSVNRYLAEFMEERPSEAKAIINKSLQAARARQAARKVRDTIRKGYLESSTLPGKLADCTSKDPSRSELFIVEGDSAGGSAKQGRDRNFQAILPLRGKILNVEKANMNKVLSNAEIQAMISAIGAGVGESFNLADCRYNRIVLMTDADVDGSHIRTLALTFLYRNMPELIEAGYVYIALPPLYKIVHNRKEHYVYNDREYQETVERLGINGNATFSRFKGLGEMNPQQLWETTMEPEKRTLLQVTVDSAAVADELFTALMGDKVEPRREFIEANAREVKNLDA; the protein is encoded by the coding sequence TTGGCGACTGATTCCGTGTCCAAGAATACGAGTGGTTCCGGGAGTGCCGGAGGCTCTTACGACGCGAGTTCGATCCAGGTCCTCGAGGGCCTCGAAGCCGTAAAGCGGCGTCCGGGGATGTACATCGGCTCCACGGGGCCGCGCGGTCTGCACCACCTGGTGTGGGAGATCGTGGACAACTCCATAGACGAGGCGCTCGCCGGATACTGCGACGAGATCTCCGTGACCGTCCACCCAGACGATACCGTGAGCGTCTCCGACGACGGACGCGGGATGCCGGTCGGCGAGATGGCCAAGTATGGTAAGTCGGCCACCGAGGTCATCATGACCACGCTGCACGCCGGCGGCAAGTTTGACGGCTCGGGCTACAAGGTATCCGGCGGGCTGCACGGCGTCGGGGCGTCGGTGGTGAACGCCTTGAGCGAGTGGCTGGAGATCGAGATCCGGCGCGACGGCAACCTATACGCCCAGCGTTACGAGCGAGGCTTCCCGGTGGGTGATATGGAGGCGCAGCGCAAGCTCGCCAAGGGTGAGGGGACCGGCACCACGATCCGGTTCAGCCCGGACCCGGAAATTTTCACCGAGACCACCGAGCTCTCCTTCGACACGCTCTCGCGCAGGTTCCGGGAGTCGGCGTTCCTGAACAAGGGACTCAAGATCTCGCTCGACGACGAGCGGGACGAGGATCTGTACGTCAGCTACTGCTACGAGGGCGGTATCCGGGACTTCGTCGAGCACATCAACGAGGCCAAGGACCCGGTCCACAAGTCCATCATGTACCTCGAACACGATACCGACGCCGGTGAGGTCGAGGTGGCGCTGCAGTGGAACTCGGGCTTCCAGGACTCCGTGTTTACCTTCGCCAACAACATCAACACCCACGAGGGCGGGACGCACATGTCCGGCTTCCGGGGGGCGCTCACGCGCACCATAAACGACTACGCGCGCCAGAAGGGTCTGATCAAGGAGAAGGAAGACAACCTCACCGGCGACGACATCCGCGAGGGTCTCGCCGCCGTGATAAGCGTCAAGCTCTCAGAGCCCCAGTTCGAGGGGCAGACAAAGACCAAGCTCGGCAACACCGAGGTCAAGACGCTCGTGGAGAGTAGCGTGAACCGCTACCTCGCCGAGTTCATGGAAGAGAGGCCGTCGGAGGCGAAGGCGATCATCAACAAGTCGCTGCAGGCCGCCCGGGCGCGGCAGGCCGCCCGCAAGGTGCGCGACACCATCCGCAAGGGCTACCTGGAGTCTTCCACACTTCCGGGCAAGCTCGCCGACTGCACCTCCAAGGACCCCTCGCGCAGCGAGCTGTTCATCGTCGAGGGAGACAGTGCCGGCGGTTCGGCCAAACAGGGCCGCGACAGGAACTTCCAGGCTATACTTCCGCTCAGGGGCAAGATCCTGAACGTCGAGAAGGCCAACATGAACAAGGTCCTCTCGAACGCGGAGATACAGGCCATGATCTCGGCCATAGGCGCGGGGGTGGGGGAGAGCTTCAACCTCGCCGACTGCCGCTACAACCGCATCGTGCTGATGACCGACGCCGACGTGGACGGCAGCCACATCCGCACGCTGGCGCTGACCTTCCTGTACCGCAACATGCCCGAGCTTATCGAGGCCGGGTACGTGTACATCGCGCTGCCGCCGTTGTACAAGATCGTGCACAACCGCAAGGAGCACTACGTCTACAACGACCGCGAGTACCAGGAGACGGTGGAGCGCCTGGGGATAAACGGCAACGCCACCTTCTCCCGGTTCAAGGGTCTTGGCGAGATGAACCCGCAGCAGCTCTGGGAGACGACGATGGAGCCCGAGAAGCGCACGCTGCTGCAGGTTACGGTGGACTCGGCGGCTGTGGCCGACGAGCTGTTCACGGCGCTGATGGGCGACAAGGTCGAGCCGCGCCGGGAGTTTATCGAGGCCAACGCCCGCGAGGTCAAGAACCTGGATGCGTAG
- the recF gene encoding DNA replication/repair protein RecF (All proteins in this family for which functions are known are DNA-binding proteins that assist the filamentation of RecA onto DNA for the initiation of recombination or recombinational repair.), with translation MSSYLRALRLINFRNYADATVLLSPGLNVVVGDNAQGKTNLLEGLSFAATGSSPRTPNDPEIVRWGQEFARAEMRVTLEGDGERSVAVGYAPGQKKRLTVDGASAESLAAYAAGGTGVRVVNFFPDDLRVIKDAPADRREFLDGLLSTLRPSYARAAADYAKAVAQRNQLLRRIRDGFSSEKTLSTWDAKVIELGTTVLEGRARAVEPLGELFGSSLRALYGPQKAGLEYSSSATPEDYEEKLMEARGADIERGTTSVGPHRDDFAALLDGVNLTTYGSQGQQRLATLALKFAARDYVRRETGADPVMLFDDVMSELDERRRELLAEYFLRSNQAVISTTNLDYFGAGLLDRARVVRVVEGAVSAA, from the coding sequence TTGAGCTCATACCTGCGGGCGCTGCGCCTGATCAACTTCCGCAACTACGCCGACGCCACGGTGTTGCTTTCTCCAGGCTTGAACGTCGTCGTGGGCGACAACGCCCAGGGCAAGACGAACCTCCTCGAAGGGCTCTCTTTCGCCGCGACCGGATCCAGCCCCCGCACCCCCAACGATCCGGAGATCGTGCGCTGGGGCCAGGAGTTCGCCCGGGCAGAGATGCGGGTGACATTGGAAGGTGACGGCGAGAGGTCCGTCGCCGTCGGCTACGCACCGGGCCAGAAGAAAAGGCTCACGGTGGATGGCGCGTCGGCGGAGTCCCTCGCGGCCTACGCCGCCGGAGGCACCGGGGTGCGGGTCGTGAACTTCTTCCCCGACGACCTCCGGGTGATCAAGGACGCCCCGGCCGACCGCCGCGAGTTCCTCGACGGTCTCCTATCCACCCTGCGCCCGTCCTACGCCCGGGCCGCCGCCGACTACGCGAAAGCCGTGGCCCAGCGCAATCAACTCCTGCGCCGCATCCGGGATGGGTTCTCCTCCGAAAAGACCCTCTCCACCTGGGACGCGAAGGTCATAGAGCTCGGCACCACCGTCCTCGAAGGCCGCGCCCGGGCCGTGGAGCCTCTGGGAGAGCTATTCGGATCGTCTTTAAGGGCCCTGTATGGCCCACAGAAGGCCGGCCTGGAGTATTCGAGTAGCGCGACCCCGGAAGACTACGAGGAGAAGCTCATGGAGGCGCGTGGCGCCGACATAGAGCGGGGCACCACCTCCGTCGGGCCCCACAGGGACGACTTCGCCGCGTTGCTCGACGGGGTGAACCTCACGACCTACGGCTCGCAGGGCCAGCAGCGGCTCGCCACTCTGGCGCTGAAGTTCGCCGCCAGGGACTACGTGCGCCGCGAGACGGGGGCCGATCCGGTGATGCTCTTCGACGACGTGATGAGCGAACTGGACGAGCGCCGCCGCGAGCTGCTCGCCGAGTATTTCCTGCGGAGCAATCAGGCCGTCATCTCCACCACCAACCTCGACTACTTCGGGGCCGGGCTGCTGGATCGGGCGCGGGTCGTCCGTGTCGTGGAAGGCGCGGTGTCGGCGGCCTGA
- a CDS encoding RNA-binding S4 domain-containing protein, whose product MEVSAGMSLGQALKAADLVGSGGEAKLLIQDGAVLVNGEPETRRGRRLRTGDIVEVETYDGLERVEIV is encoded by the coding sequence TTGGAGGTATCCGCCGGCATGTCGCTCGGGCAGGCGCTAAAGGCCGCCGATCTCGTGGGTAGCGGGGGAGAGGCGAAGCTCCTGATCCAGGACGGCGCGGTGCTCGTGAACGGCGAGCCGGAGACGAGGCGCGGCCGCCGGTTGAGAACCGGCGACATCGTGGAGGTGGAGACCTACGACGGCCTCGAACGGGTGGAGATCGTTTGA
- the dnaN gene encoding DNA polymerase III subunit beta, whose amino-acid sequence MRAVCNTDIFSKKLALASRGVSARSTVQVLSGILLEADSGEGVVRLSATDVELSIQTSSPAEVGEDGRVVVPARIFNDIVRSLPKGELTIEYSEAEGTVRLTAGESEYQIRAYAADEFPQLPQFDTEGAFAMSGEVLVDTVEKVSKSYSRDETRPVLMGILISFEESRVRMVTTDSYRLSIKESELATTFGGSPPSEAIIPARAMQEVGRIFSGSDEENVEVSISENQALFRIGDVLLGTRLIDGNFPEYRRLLPESFERDVAVSREELMATLRRVNLFAQRQTPPVPVSLYFSDGAVEVLVKSQEVGEAREKLAARSENTDDFRISFNPGYLIDGVTAVDTDDVVFRLNESLKPGLIVPGESKGSGGENGNGTPSPGEEKDFLYLIMPMRDPYGE is encoded by the coding sequence ATGAGGGCTGTTTGCAACACGGATATCTTTAGTAAAAAGCTGGCTCTGGCGTCCCGAGGAGTGTCCGCCCGTTCGACGGTGCAGGTACTCAGCGGGATACTCCTAGAGGCGGACTCCGGGGAGGGCGTGGTACGTCTTTCGGCGACGGACGTGGAGCTATCGATCCAGACCTCCTCGCCAGCGGAGGTGGGGGAGGATGGCCGGGTGGTCGTTCCGGCCAGGATCTTCAACGACATCGTGCGGTCGTTGCCGAAGGGTGAGCTGACGATCGAGTACAGCGAAGCCGAGGGCACGGTGAGGCTCACCGCCGGGGAGAGCGAGTACCAGATCCGGGCCTACGCCGCCGACGAGTTTCCCCAGCTACCCCAGTTCGACACCGAGGGAGCGTTCGCGATGTCGGGCGAGGTGCTCGTGGACACCGTGGAGAAGGTATCGAAGTCTTACTCCAGGGACGAGACCCGGCCGGTGCTCATGGGCATCCTCATCAGCTTCGAGGAGAGCCGGGTGCGGATGGTTACCACGGACTCTTACCGGCTCTCGATCAAGGAGAGTGAGCTGGCGACGACCTTTGGCGGGAGCCCGCCTTCGGAGGCGATCATCCCGGCGCGGGCGATGCAGGAGGTCGGCAGGATCTTCTCTGGATCGGACGAGGAGAACGTGGAGGTCTCCATCTCGGAGAACCAGGCTCTGTTCCGTATCGGGGACGTGCTGCTGGGAACCCGGCTCATAGACGGAAACTTCCCGGAGTACCGGCGGCTCTTGCCCGAAAGCTTCGAGCGCGACGTGGCGGTCTCCCGCGAGGAGCTCATGGCCACGCTGCGCCGGGTCAACCTGTTCGCCCAGCGCCAGACGCCGCCGGTGCCCGTGAGTCTGTACTTCTCCGACGGCGCGGTCGAGGTGCTGGTCAAGAGCCAGGAGGTCGGCGAGGCGCGGGAGAAGCTCGCTGCACGGTCCGAGAATACGGACGATTTCCGCATCTCGTTCAACCCCGGATACCTCATAGACGGCGTCACCGCGGTGGACACCGACGACGTGGTCTTCAGGCTCAACGAGTCGCTAAAGCCCGGCCTGATCGTGCCGGGGGAGAGCAAGGGCTCCGGTGGGGAGAACGGCAACGGAACCCCTTCGCCGGGTGAGGAGAAGGACTTTCTGTACCTGATCATGCCGATGCGCGATCCCTACGGCGAGTAG
- the dnaA gene encoding chromosomal replication initiator protein DnaA: MPRRMEEVWTEVLDQVSEHINAPSLRVWFEGTKPVNLYENGLEISVPNSFAKEYIESRFKPLLEEALDSVLDKEESSLVVSVGSSKNSAPQAPQAAVAVEDAEAGAAGAAGEAAESVRNARAPRSMRAKYTFDTFVIGAGNRFAHAATLAVAETPGVVYNPLFIYGGVGLGKTHLLRAVSQYVEDHNPSMSIRYVTCEQFTNDFINSIRENKPLDFQRRYRENDVLLIDDIQFLEKKEGIQEEFFHTFNALYEENKQLVIASDRHPKYIKTLEDRLVSRFEWGLVTDIQPPDLETRIAILRKKAIADSLEVDDEVLTFIASKVSTNIRELEGALVRILAYSSLYGRNLSVELAEEVLKDILTDSAYREIPVELIQHEVCRYFGISKPDLTGTSRTRPFAYPRQVAMYLCRELTDESLPKIGKAFGGRDHSTVMHATAKIANLINKDRDAFNQIHEITYHVKSKR; this comes from the coding sequence ATGCCCCGGCGCATGGAAGAGGTGTGGACGGAGGTGCTGGATCAGGTCTCCGAGCACATCAACGCCCCCTCCCTGCGAGTCTGGTTCGAGGGTACCAAGCCGGTGAACCTGTACGAGAACGGTCTGGAGATCTCGGTCCCCAACTCCTTCGCAAAGGAGTACATAGAGAGCCGATTCAAGCCGCTTCTGGAAGAGGCGCTCGACTCCGTGCTGGATAAGGAAGAGAGCTCTCTGGTGGTGAGCGTCGGCTCCTCGAAGAATAGCGCCCCACAGGCCCCGCAAGCGGCGGTCGCCGTGGAGGACGCCGAGGCAGGCGCGGCGGGTGCGGCCGGTGAGGCGGCCGAGTCCGTGCGCAACGCCCGGGCGCCCCGCTCGATGCGCGCGAAATACACCTTCGACACATTCGTGATCGGGGCCGGTAACCGCTTCGCCCACGCGGCCACCCTCGCGGTCGCGGAGACGCCGGGCGTGGTCTACAACCCGCTCTTTATCTATGGTGGCGTCGGGCTCGGCAAGACCCACCTCTTGCGCGCGGTGTCGCAGTACGTCGAGGATCACAACCCGTCAATGAGCATCCGCTACGTTACCTGCGAGCAGTTCACCAACGACTTCATCAACTCCATCCGGGAAAACAAACCGCTCGACTTCCAGCGCCGCTACCGCGAGAACGACGTGCTTCTCATAGACGACATCCAGTTTCTGGAGAAGAAAGAGGGGATACAGGAGGAGTTCTTCCACACCTTCAACGCCCTGTACGAGGAGAACAAGCAGCTCGTCATCGCCTCGGACCGGCACCCCAAGTACATCAAGACCCTGGAAGACAGGCTGGTGAGCCGCTTCGAGTGGGGGCTCGTAACGGACATCCAGCCACCGGACCTGGAGACCAGGATCGCCATCCTGCGCAAGAAAGCGATAGCCGACAGCCTGGAGGTAGACGACGAGGTCCTGACCTTCATCGCATCCAAGGTGTCCACCAATATCCGCGAGCTCGAAGGCGCCCTGGTGCGCATTCTCGCCTACTCCTCGCTCTACGGCCGCAACCTGAGCGTCGAGCTCGCGGAAGAGGTCCTCAAGGACATCCTTACCGACTCCGCCTACCGCGAGATACCGGTGGAGCTGATCCAGCACGAGGTCTGCCGCTACTTCGGCATCTCAAAGCCGGACCTTACAGGCACGAGCCGCACCCGGCCATTCGCCTACCCGCGCCAGGTCGCCATGTATCTCTGCCGCGAGCTTACAGACGAATCCCTGCCAAAGATAGGAAAAGCGTTCGGCGGAAGAGACCACTCCACCGTAATGCACGCCACCGCCAAGATAGCCAACCTCATAAACAAGGACCGCGACGCCTTCAACCAGATTCACGAGATCACGTACCACGTAAAGAGCAAACGATAA
- a CDS encoding ATP-binding protein: protein MREVVENLVHAEYKGVVISIFDGGCSVRVSDKGPGIEQKERAFEFGFTSATSATRDIRGVGAGLGMARAAVQRVGGTVTIEDNMGGGTVTTISAPRSDEAEEAGSQARLSEPRESQESHRRYPDAVPRMEISDRQEKVLLSVLEYGEVGPSTVADRLEISVSTAYRDLSLLQEQGLLHGDETGKRMISPLGKDLAAAIIQNWVQ from the coding sequence GTGCGGGAGGTCGTTGAGAATCTCGTCCACGCGGAGTACAAAGGCGTGGTAATTTCGATCTTCGACGGCGGTTGTAGTGTGCGGGTCTCTGACAAGGGTCCGGGCATCGAGCAAAAAGAGCGAGCCTTCGAGTTCGGGTTCACCAGCGCCACGTCGGCGACACGAGATATACGCGGCGTCGGGGCGGGTCTCGGGATGGCCCGGGCGGCGGTTCAGAGAGTGGGGGGCACGGTTACCATCGAAGATAATATGGGCGGCGGGACCGTAACCACGATCTCCGCGCCCCGCTCTGATGAGGCAGAAGAGGCCGGTAGTCAGGCAAGGCTCTCGGAGCCGAGAGAGTCTCAGGAGTCTCACAGGAGATACCCGGATGCCGTACCGAGGATGGAGATCTCCGACCGGCAGGAGAAGGTACTGCTGTCGGTGCTCGAGTACGGCGAGGTGGGGCCTTCCACGGTGGCGGACCGTCTTGAGATAAGCGTCAGCACCGCGTACCGGGATCTCTCACTGTTACAGGAGCAGGGACTTCTACACGGAGACGAGACCGGGAAGCGTATGATCAGCCCGCTAGGCAAAGACCTTGCCGCGGCGATCATCCAGAACTGGGTCCAGTAA